A genome region from Streptomyces sp. NBC_00239 includes the following:
- a CDS encoding phenylacetate--CoA ligase family protein has protein sequence MEYWNSKAETMPRRELVDWQWRRLQRAMAFARRNSPFWSERIPDGITTPEEYAARVPLLHKSDLLAAEAVAPPYGSWPSLPPELGVRHHQTSGTSGNPPIRTFDTERDWSWCVDTFCTALHANGVRPHHRGLVAFGYGLFAGFWGMHYALERMGCTVVPAGGLDSRTRIRLLVDYQIEVLGLTPSYAMRLIETAGDMGIDLAREANVKVILAGAEPRSDFTTRTIEEAFGARVFNAAGTTEFGGVFMFECPSRRNACHINEPSCYDEVLHPETRQPVGYGEEGVRVTTGLSREGIQLFRHWTEDVVVKRPYSDCGCGRTWDFYDGGILRRVDDMRKIRGVSITPVMIEDVLRGFEEVREFHSAIRTVRGLDTIHVKVETDAVGAAAETLVARIGEEFKREIGIRPQVELTEAGSLPRSLWKAARLHDERELTAHG, from the coding sequence GTGGAGTACTGGAACAGCAAGGCTGAGACGATGCCGCGCCGGGAGCTGGTCGACTGGCAGTGGCGCAGGCTCCAGCGCGCGATGGCGTTCGCCCGGCGCAACTCGCCGTTCTGGAGCGAGCGGATACCCGACGGCATCACCACTCCCGAGGAGTACGCCGCCCGGGTGCCCCTGCTCCACAAGTCCGACCTCCTCGCCGCCGAGGCGGTGGCCCCGCCGTACGGAAGCTGGCCCTCGCTCCCGCCGGAGCTGGGCGTGCGCCACCACCAGACCAGCGGAACCAGCGGAAACCCCCCGATCCGCACGTTCGACACCGAACGCGACTGGTCCTGGTGCGTGGACACCTTCTGCACGGCCCTGCACGCCAACGGCGTCCGCCCGCACCACCGCGGCCTGGTCGCCTTCGGCTACGGCCTGTTCGCCGGCTTCTGGGGCATGCACTACGCCCTGGAGCGGATGGGCTGCACCGTCGTCCCCGCCGGCGGCCTGGACTCCCGCACCCGGATCCGGCTCCTGGTCGACTACCAGATCGAGGTCCTCGGTCTGACGCCCAGCTACGCCATGCGCCTCATCGAGACCGCCGGCGACATGGGCATCGACCTGGCCCGCGAGGCCAACGTCAAGGTGATCCTGGCGGGCGCCGAGCCCCGCTCGGACTTCACGACGCGCACCATCGAGGAGGCCTTCGGCGCCCGCGTCTTCAACGCGGCCGGCACCACCGAGTTCGGCGGTGTCTTCATGTTCGAATGCCCCTCGCGGCGCAACGCCTGCCACATCAACGAGCCGTCCTGCTACGACGAGGTCCTGCACCCCGAGACCCGGCAGCCCGTCGGCTACGGCGAGGAGGGCGTCCGCGTCACCACCGGCCTGTCCCGCGAGGGCATCCAGCTCTTCCGGCACTGGACCGAGGACGTCGTCGTCAAGCGCCCGTACAGCGACTGCGGATGCGGCCGCACCTGGGACTTCTACGACGGCGGCATCCTCAGACGCGTCGACGACATGCGCAAGATCCGCGGGGTGTCCATCACCCCGGTGATGATCGAGGACGTGCTGCGCGGCTTCGAGGAGGTCCGCGAGTTCCACTCCGCGATCCGCACCGTCCGCGGCCTCGACACCATCCACGTGAAGGTCGAGACGGACGCCGTCGGCGCGGCCGCCGAGACGCTCGTCGCCCGCATCGGCGAGGAATTCAAACGCGAGATAGGCATACGCCCGCAGGTGGAGCTGACCGAAGCCGGCAGCCTGCCCCGATCCTTGTGGAAGGCGGCACGACTCCATGACGAACGAGAACTCACCGCTCACGGCTGA
- a CDS encoding phenylacetate--CoA ligase family protein: MSTAARPELAGFLATYERFSGSFYDGTLDRDDWDRWRAERLTTVLRHVTDRSPFYRRHLAGTDLDAVTPQTLAQLPFTTKDDLRREMHDVLSGPLSEASIYYETTGTTGASTPCPRGPKDIATSNAAVEESWRRLFEDRFGDRMPVVGLMGPSELYAFGDVFTDVTAALGACHVKIWPESPRVGFAKALRLIEQLNVEVIVCAPALCLSLAKAAVHYGYDPADLPVKLFLVLGEICTPQFAANVSSVWPAAVVRPTLYGSQEALCIATGAPDGRLHLSQPNYLAELIDPDTGAVLGEYGEGELVLTMLVDGAKPLIRYRTGDLARITPAPPGAGLPGPVVDVIGRVADRIPLGDAMLQPAELEAAVLEGVRGCLGYQVVIDRHADGTDAVTVRMDLMPGAAGDRAAIGAGVAERLRRRTGAHADIVVDTDLDPVTNTGSFVSWKAARVLDNRSGPDKAVLTARRVAHRYAITT; encoded by the coding sequence GTGAGCACCGCCGCCCGACCCGAGCTGGCCGGCTTCCTCGCCACGTACGAGCGCTTCAGCGGCTCCTTCTACGACGGGACCCTCGACCGCGACGACTGGGACCGCTGGCGCGCCGAACGCCTGACCACGGTGCTGCGCCACGTCACCGACCGCTCGCCCTTCTACCGCCGCCACCTCGCCGGCACCGACCTCGACGCCGTCACCCCGCAGACCCTCGCGCAGCTGCCGTTCACCACCAAGGACGACCTGCGCCGCGAGATGCACGACGTGCTGTCCGGGCCGCTGTCCGAGGCGAGCATCTACTACGAGACCACCGGCACCACCGGCGCCTCGACACCCTGCCCGCGCGGCCCCAAGGACATCGCCACCTCCAACGCGGCCGTCGAGGAGTCCTGGCGGCGCCTGTTCGAGGACCGCTTCGGGGACCGCATGCCGGTCGTCGGGCTGATGGGCCCCTCCGAGCTGTACGCGTTCGGCGACGTGTTCACCGACGTGACCGCGGCGCTGGGCGCCTGCCACGTCAAGATCTGGCCCGAGTCCCCGCGCGTCGGCTTCGCCAAGGCACTGCGCCTGATCGAACAGCTGAACGTCGAAGTGATCGTGTGCGCCCCGGCACTGTGCCTGAGCCTGGCCAAGGCCGCCGTCCACTACGGCTACGACCCCGCCGACCTGCCCGTGAAGCTGTTCCTCGTGCTCGGCGAGATCTGCACCCCGCAGTTCGCCGCCAACGTCTCCTCCGTATGGCCCGCCGCCGTGGTCCGCCCCACCCTCTACGGGTCCCAGGAGGCGCTGTGCATCGCCACCGGCGCCCCCGACGGCCGGCTGCACCTGTCCCAGCCCAACTACCTGGCCGAGCTGATCGACCCCGACACCGGCGCCGTACTCGGCGAGTACGGCGAGGGCGAACTCGTCCTGACCATGCTCGTCGACGGCGCCAAACCGCTGATCCGCTACCGCACCGGCGACCTCGCCAGGATCACGCCCGCGCCGCCCGGCGCCGGACTGCCCGGCCCCGTCGTCGACGTCATCGGACGGGTCGCCGACCGCATCCCGCTCGGCGACGCCATGCTGCAGCCCGCCGAACTGGAAGCCGCCGTACTCGAAGGCGTCCGCGGATGCCTCGGCTACCAGGTCGTCATCGACCGCCACGCGGACGGCACCGACGCCGTCACCGTACGGATGGACCTGATGCCCGGCGCCGCCGGGGACCGGGCCGCCATCGGCGCGGGCGTCGCCGAACGGCTGCGCCGCCGCACCGGAGCCCACGCCGACATCGTCGTCGACACCGACCTCGACCCGGTGACCAACACCGGATCCTTCGTCAGCTGGAAAGCGGCCCGGGTGCTCGACAACCGGTCCGGCCCCGACAAGGCGGTGCTGACGGCCCGCCGGGTCGCGCACCGCTACGCGATCACCACCTGA
- a CDS encoding MFS transporter, producing the protein MSVVSHRRVHQSRPGRPGRPGRTSVVATVVGNFVESFDWLAYGLFAPLFAAQFFPSDNPVTSLLGAFAVYGTGMLFRPLGGILLGKLADRRGRRPALMVAIALMGGGSLLIGVVPTYEHIGIIAPLVLLIARLAQGVSSGGEWTAAATYLMEVAPPRRRCLYGSLFSMTTMAGAFVASLLGGALTANLGSETMTSWGWRVPFLLGGVFSAVLLVLRSRLAETEVFRREVRSRATRGSLRHVLRGHGRQVLLAAALVGGLGAVGGTWSTAVPAMGHRLAGSQTMFAVAVTVTGSMIALQPLLGALADRVDAGRFLAASSVVFAALGSYGYLTVTGTFGRLVLAYGSGVFFLGCVTVVLPKVLAQIFPPEVRGLGIGLPHATTTALLGGIGPLLAAYAGERDASAWFIAGLMTVVLLAWPAATVARSLPARGTTPPRPLHAVPTS; encoded by the coding sequence ATGTCTGTCGTCAGCCACCGTCGCGTCCACCAGTCCAGACCCGGCCGCCCCGGCCGCCCCGGCCGCACCTCGGTCGTGGCGACGGTGGTGGGCAATTTCGTGGAGTCCTTCGACTGGCTCGCCTACGGGCTGTTCGCGCCGCTGTTCGCGGCCCAGTTCTTCCCTTCCGACAACCCGGTCACCTCCCTGCTCGGCGCGTTCGCCGTGTACGGGACCGGCATGCTGTTCCGGCCGCTCGGCGGGATCCTGCTCGGCAAGCTCGCCGACCGGCGCGGCCGCCGGCCCGCCCTGATGGTGGCCATCGCCCTGATGGGCGGCGGCTCCCTGCTGATCGGCGTCGTCCCCACCTACGAGCACATCGGGATCATCGCCCCGCTGGTGCTCCTGATCGCCCGCCTCGCGCAGGGCGTCTCCTCCGGCGGCGAGTGGACCGCCGCCGCCACCTACCTGATGGAGGTCGCGCCGCCGCGCCGCCGCTGCCTGTACGGCAGCCTGTTCTCGATGACGACGATGGCCGGCGCGTTCGTCGCCTCCCTGCTCGGCGGCGCGCTCACCGCGAACCTCGGCTCCGAGACGATGACCTCATGGGGCTGGCGGGTGCCGTTCCTGCTCGGCGGGGTGTTCAGTGCGGTCCTGCTGGTGCTGCGCAGCCGCCTCGCCGAGACCGAGGTCTTCCGCCGCGAGGTCCGCAGCCGCGCCACCCGCGGCTCGCTGCGGCACGTGCTGCGCGGCCACGGCCGCCAGGTGCTGCTCGCCGCGGCGCTCGTCGGCGGCCTCGGCGCGGTCGGCGGCACCTGGTCGACGGCCGTGCCCGCGATGGGCCACCGGCTGGCCGGCTCGCAGACCATGTTCGCGGTCGCGGTCACCGTCACCGGCTCGATGATCGCGCTCCAGCCGCTGCTCGGCGCGCTCGCCGACCGCGTCGACGCGGGCCGCTTCCTCGCCGCCTCCAGCGTCGTGTTCGCGGCCCTCGGCTCGTACGGGTACCTCACCGTGACGGGTACCTTCGGCCGGCTCGTCCTCGCCTACGGCAGCGGCGTGTTCTTCCTCGGCTGCGTCACCGTGGTGCTGCCCAAGGTGCTCGCGCAGATCTTCCCGCCCGAGGTCCGGGGCCTGGGCATCGGCCTGCCGCACGCCACGACCACCGCGCTGCTCGGCGGCATCGGCCCGCTGCTCGCCGCGTACGCCGGCGAACGCGACGCCTCCGCCTGGTTCATCGCCGGCCTGATGACGGTCGTCCTCCTCGCCTGGCCCGCCGCGACCGTAGCCCGCTCCCTACCCGCCCGCGGCACGACCCCGCCCCGCCCCTTGCACGCGGTCCCGACCAGCTGA
- a CDS encoding DUF6052 family protein: protein MTNENSPLTADQEQRLLETYRALEDLALGCGEPAVRAAVKAALAELRTALDGQAVEFDYYREPAGVLAA from the coding sequence ATGACGAACGAGAACTCACCGCTCACGGCTGACCAGGAGCAGCGGCTCCTGGAGACCTACCGCGCCCTCGAAGACCTGGCCCTCGGCTGCGGCGAACCCGCCGTACGGGCCGCGGTGAAGGCGGCGCTCGCCGAACTGCGCACCGCCCTCGACGGGCAGGCCGTGGAGTTCGACTACTACCGGGAACCGGCCGGCGTCCTCGCCGCCTGA
- a CDS encoding FAD-dependent oxidoreductase — protein MTEAERPSPTEQASQTGAAAGAGQAFVSTLGPSVITADDPRYESLRRGSNHRFVGNLDYVTVVTTTEHVVDAVGRAVADGKRVTVRSGGHGFEGAASRDGGALLDMSEMTRVYFDPQQRAFAIEAGATLGHVYRTLFKGWNVTLPAGECTEVGVGGHFVGGGFGPLSRRLGSVVDYVSAVEVVVVDEDGRARAVVATNDPADPNHDLWWGHTGAGGGNFGVVTRYWVRSPGATSSDPAELLPKAPGKWHTKILAWPWDAVSEKDFTRILNNVGNWFEKNSAPGSAGAQIMAFFYASHRSGGILSIGAMVDDDVPGGQDVIDDYFAAVSEGIDVEPFRNETLKPWLFFSAYPNWGDLGTPDVRRIKIKAAYLRKGYKDEQIGEVYKHLTTEGENQPYHFILIGYGGQVNSVAPEATAIAQRDSILKAAFMAVWGNEAEDETHIGKLRAFYRDVYAETGGVPVPNEINDGSYINYPDSDLADPELNTSGVPWYTLYWKDNYPRLQAVKKRYDPRDEFHHDLSVRLPDEAS, from the coding sequence GTGACCGAAGCGGAGCGCCCATCCCCGACGGAGCAGGCTTCCCAGACCGGTGCGGCCGCCGGCGCCGGGCAGGCGTTCGTCTCGACGCTCGGGCCGTCCGTCATCACTGCCGACGACCCGCGCTACGAGAGCCTGCGCCGGGGCAGCAACCACCGGTTCGTCGGCAACCTCGACTACGTGACCGTCGTGACGACCACCGAGCACGTCGTCGACGCGGTCGGCCGGGCCGTCGCCGACGGCAAGCGGGTCACCGTCCGCAGCGGCGGCCACGGCTTCGAGGGCGCGGCGTCCCGCGACGGCGGCGCCCTCCTCGACATGTCGGAGATGACCCGCGTCTACTTCGACCCGCAGCAGCGCGCGTTCGCCATCGAGGCGGGCGCCACCCTCGGCCACGTCTACCGGACGCTGTTCAAGGGCTGGAACGTGACCCTGCCGGCCGGCGAGTGCACCGAGGTCGGGGTCGGCGGGCACTTCGTCGGCGGCGGCTTCGGCCCGCTGTCGCGCCGTCTGGGCTCGGTCGTCGACTACGTGTCCGCCGTCGAGGTCGTCGTCGTCGACGAGGACGGCCGGGCCCGCGCCGTCGTCGCCACCAACGACCCCGCCGACCCGAACCACGACCTGTGGTGGGGCCACACCGGCGCGGGCGGCGGCAACTTCGGCGTCGTGACCCGCTACTGGGTCCGCTCGCCCGGCGCGACGTCCTCCGACCCGGCCGAGCTGCTGCCCAAGGCGCCCGGCAAGTGGCACACCAAGATCCTCGCGTGGCCGTGGGACGCGGTGTCCGAGAAGGACTTCACCCGGATCCTGAACAACGTCGGCAACTGGTTCGAGAAGAACAGCGCCCCCGGCTCGGCCGGCGCGCAGATCATGGCCTTCTTCTACGCCTCGCACCGCTCGGGCGGCATCCTGTCGATCGGCGCGATGGTCGACGACGACGTGCCCGGCGGCCAGGACGTCATCGACGACTACTTCGCCGCCGTCTCCGAGGGCATCGACGTCGAACCGTTCCGCAACGAGACCCTCAAGCCGTGGCTCTTCTTCTCCGCCTACCCCAACTGGGGCGACCTCGGCACCCCGGACGTCCGCCGCATCAAGATCAAGGCGGCCTACCTCCGCAAGGGCTACAAGGACGAGCAGATCGGCGAGGTCTACAAGCACCTCACCACCGAGGGCGAGAACCAGCCCTACCACTTCATCCTGATCGGCTACGGCGGCCAGGTGAACAGCGTGGCGCCGGAGGCGACCGCGATCGCCCAGCGCGACTCGATCCTCAAGGCGGCCTTCATGGCCGTCTGGGGCAACGAGGCCGAGGACGAGACCCACATCGGCAAGCTCCGCGCGTTCTACCGCGACGTGTACGCGGAGACCGGCGGTGTCCCGGTGCCCAACGAGATCAACGACGGGTCGTACATCAACTACCCGGACTCCGACCTGGCGGACCCGGAGCTCAACACCTCCGGGGTGCCCTGGTACACGCTGTACTGGAAGGACAACTACCCGCGCCTGCAGGCGGTCAAGAAGCGCTACGACCCCCGCGACGAGTTCCACCACGACCTGTCCGTCCGGCTGCCCGACGAGGCCTCCTGA
- a CDS encoding anthranilate synthase component I family protein yields the protein MTDPRQVPARVPVTTHRHTTRQLAMLPAYCALADRYGTDEVYLLESAAGPAGDRRYRFLGFGSLLSLSVTEETVTIEGNPALRRSLLGAVRHLLDTPDHPDDPDTGLLPDPDADFTGLRLRTPHDLWPLLRAASALFDAEGSASRFTFGFLGYFGYDTIRYVEELPRLIDARPGLPDIHLVLHQGCLVTDLATDESELLLHESPYWPALDTDEVTTLLDRCEQTHPEPETDPDVPESHVEDDTDPDVFHADVERCLKHIAVGDIYQVQIGHELSIRSAIDPVHVYRRLRRRNASPYMYLSSIAGHRVIGASPELFVRIEDGTVTMRPIAGTVPRSDSGDEADDLAAAHRLRSDPKEIAEHTMLVDLCRNDIGRICGPDTLEVPDQLTVESYSHVLHLVSTVHGQATADADVYDIVPALFPAGTMTGTPKIRAMEIIESVERTRRGLYAGALGLIDVGGYTNLALCIRTLFHRDGTYRTRASAGIVADSVPGSEWRETLAKMSAAHWAVAGKELL from the coding sequence ATGACTGACCCGCGCCAGGTGCCGGCCCGCGTCCCCGTGACGACGCACCGGCACACCACGAGGCAGCTCGCGATGCTGCCCGCCTACTGCGCCCTGGCCGACCGGTACGGAACCGACGAGGTCTACCTGCTCGAATCCGCGGCCGGCCCGGCCGGCGACCGCAGGTACCGGTTCCTGGGCTTCGGCTCGCTGCTGTCCCTCTCGGTCACCGAGGAGACCGTGACGATCGAGGGCAACCCGGCCCTGCGCCGCAGCCTCCTCGGCGCGGTACGCCACCTCCTGGACACCCCCGACCACCCCGACGACCCCGACACCGGCCTCCTCCCCGACCCCGACGCCGACTTCACCGGGCTGCGCCTGCGCACCCCCCACGACCTGTGGCCGCTGCTGCGCGCCGCCTCCGCGCTCTTCGACGCCGAAGGCTCCGCGAGCCGCTTCACCTTCGGCTTCCTCGGCTACTTCGGCTACGACACCATCCGCTACGTCGAGGAACTGCCCCGCCTCATCGACGCCCGCCCCGGCCTGCCCGACATCCACCTCGTCCTGCACCAGGGCTGCCTCGTCACCGACCTGGCCACCGACGAGTCCGAACTCCTCCTCCACGAGTCCCCGTACTGGCCGGCCCTCGACACCGACGAGGTCACCACGCTCCTCGACCGGTGCGAGCAGACCCACCCCGAGCCGGAGACCGACCCCGACGTCCCCGAGTCGCACGTCGAGGACGACACCGACCCCGACGTCTTCCACGCCGACGTCGAACGCTGCCTCAAGCACATCGCGGTCGGCGACATCTACCAGGTGCAGATCGGGCACGAGCTGTCCATCCGCTCCGCCATCGACCCCGTCCACGTCTACCGGCGGCTGCGCCGCCGCAACGCCTCGCCGTACATGTATCTCAGCAGCATCGCCGGCCACCGCGTCATCGGCGCCAGCCCCGAGCTGTTCGTCCGCATCGAGGACGGCACCGTCACGATGCGCCCCATCGCCGGCACCGTGCCGCGCAGCGACTCCGGCGACGAGGCCGACGACCTGGCCGCCGCCCACCGGCTGCGGTCCGACCCCAAGGAGATCGCCGAGCACACCATGCTCGTCGACCTGTGCCGCAACGACATCGGCCGGATCTGCGGCCCCGACACCCTGGAGGTCCCCGACCAGCTCACCGTCGAGAGCTACTCGCACGTCCTGCACCTGGTCTCGACCGTCCACGGGCAGGCGACCGCCGACGCCGACGTCTACGACATCGTCCCCGCCCTGTTCCCCGCCGGCACCATGACCGGCACCCCCAAGATCCGCGCCATGGAGATCATCGAGTCCGTCGAGCGCACCCGCCGCGGCCTGTACGCCGGCGCCCTCGGCCTGATCGACGTGGGTGGCTACACCAACCTCGCACTGTGCATCCGCACCCTCTTCCACCGCGACGGCACCTACCGCACCAGGGCATCCGCCGGCATCGTCGCCGACTCCGTGCCCGGATCCGAATGGAGAGAGACGCTGGCAAAGATGAGCGCCGCCCACTGGGCAGTGGCCGGAAAGGAATTGCTGTGA
- a CDS encoding LLM class F420-dependent oxidoreductase, translating to MKIGLCLGEFAWNGGAASMADTVASVARTADDAGFSLIGVGDHLWQGPHAGGPEQPVLECFTTLGVIAAHTRRALLAPIVAAGHFREPALLAKMVTTLDVLSGGRAVLGIGAGWYEEEAVENGIAYPSLAERFERVEETLQICLRMWDGEHGDDRPFDGKHYRQTRALNVPQALTRPHPPILIGGGGEKKTLRLVAKYADACNLYPSPDLADKLDVLRGHCETEGRDYGAIEKTIILPVDLVGDGAKADELSGMLRGLAGLGVRTAIGIIAGPDPLRQVELLGEKVIPAVADA from the coding sequence GTGAAGATTGGCTTGTGTCTTGGGGAGTTCGCCTGGAACGGCGGCGCCGCCTCGATGGCGGACACCGTCGCGTCGGTGGCCCGTACCGCCGACGACGCCGGCTTCTCGCTGATCGGGGTCGGCGACCACCTGTGGCAGGGCCCGCACGCCGGCGGCCCGGAGCAGCCCGTGCTGGAGTGCTTCACCACCCTCGGCGTGATCGCGGCCCACACCCGGCGGGCGCTGCTGGCGCCGATCGTCGCCGCGGGACACTTCCGCGAGCCCGCCCTGCTGGCCAAGATGGTGACGACCCTGGACGTGCTGTCCGGCGGCCGCGCCGTACTCGGCATCGGCGCCGGCTGGTACGAGGAGGAGGCCGTCGAGAACGGCATCGCCTACCCGTCGCTGGCCGAGCGCTTCGAGCGGGTCGAGGAGACCCTTCAGATCTGCCTGCGCATGTGGGACGGCGAGCACGGAGACGACCGCCCCTTCGACGGCAAGCACTACCGCCAGACGCGGGCGCTGAACGTCCCGCAGGCGCTCACCCGCCCGCACCCGCCGATCCTGATCGGCGGCGGCGGCGAGAAGAAGACCCTGCGCCTGGTCGCCAAGTACGCCGACGCGTGCAACCTCTACCCGAGCCCCGACCTCGCCGACAAGCTCGACGTGCTGCGCGGCCACTGCGAGACCGAGGGCCGCGACTACGGCGCCATCGAGAAGACGATCATCCTGCCCGTCGACCTCGTGGGTGACGGCGCGAAGGCCGACGAACTGTCGGGCATGCTGCGCGGCCTGGCCGGACTCGGCGTCCGGACGGCGATCGGCATCATCGCCGGACCGGACCCGCTGCGCCAGGTGGAACTGCTCGGCGAGAAGGTCATCCCGGCGGTCGCCGACGCATAA
- a CDS encoding DUF6879 family protein: MSQSLTDFSDLIRSVRESAFHLEMRDGYGVDNEIEGFAAWKQGHRLNPDDRASWWRPWLDLVQEVTAKGVLIRRARIVSEPVSDYIAYEHSFTFTNIAAGEQIRWLPRRQASDLLLPGNDYWLFDGRLVQFNIFDGLGRWVHTDQTEDPVVAAQCTAAFEAVWERGIPHEKYTV, translated from the coding sequence GTGTCGCAGAGTCTGACTGACTTCTCCGACCTCATCAGGTCGGTTCGGGAGTCGGCCTTTCATCTGGAGATGCGAGACGGCTACGGCGTGGACAACGAGATCGAGGGCTTCGCCGCGTGGAAGCAGGGTCACCGGCTGAACCCGGACGATCGCGCCTCCTGGTGGCGGCCGTGGCTCGACCTCGTGCAGGAGGTCACTGCCAAGGGTGTGCTGATCAGGCGGGCCCGGATCGTCTCGGAGCCGGTCAGCGACTACATCGCGTACGAGCACTCGTTCACGTTCACCAATATTGCGGCCGGGGAGCAGATCCGCTGGCTCCCGCGCCGCCAGGCATCCGACCTGCTGTTGCCCGGTAACGACTACTGGCTGTTCGACGGGCGGCTGGTCCAGTTCAACATCTTCGACGGCCTCGGCCGGTGGGTGCATACCGACCAGACCGAAGACCCTGTCGTGGCGGCACAGTGCACGGCAGCTTTCGAAGCGGTGTGGGAGCGCGGCATCCCGCACGAGAAGTACACCGTCTGA
- a CDS encoding anthranilate synthase component II, whose product MTLSFPEGARRAPERPTRILVVDAFDSFVDILRQYLMSAGAEPVMVRSNVLRLDEVHLMRPDAILLGPGPGHPDTSGHVEIVRALAGELPLFGVCLGHQAIARAFGGSVVPAKRLMHGKTSPIEHDGRGLFAGLPPGFDATRYHSLVVPEDTVPAVLQITARSADDGYVMGLRHRTLPLEAVQFHPESFRTEHGMALISNFLAGVRAFHAGAEASAAA is encoded by the coding sequence GTGACGCTGAGCTTCCCCGAGGGGGCCCGCCGGGCCCCGGAGCGGCCCACCCGGATCCTGGTCGTCGACGCCTTCGACAGCTTCGTCGACATCCTGCGCCAGTACCTCATGTCCGCCGGCGCCGAACCCGTCATGGTGCGCTCCAACGTGCTGCGCCTCGACGAGGTACATCTGATGAGGCCCGACGCGATCCTGCTCGGACCCGGCCCCGGCCACCCCGACACCTCCGGGCACGTCGAGATCGTGCGCGCCCTCGCCGGCGAACTGCCGCTGTTCGGCGTGTGCCTGGGACACCAGGCCATCGCCCGGGCCTTCGGCGGTAGCGTCGTTCCGGCCAAAAGGCTGATGCACGGCAAGACCAGCCCGATCGAGCACGATGGAAGGGGCCTGTTCGCGGGGCTGCCGCCCGGCTTCGACGCCACCCGCTACCACTCGCTGGTCGTTCCGGAGGACACCGTGCCGGCCGTCCTCCAGATCACCGCCAGGTCCGCCGACGACGGCTACGTGATGGGGCTGCGGCACCGGACGCTTCCCCTGGAAGCGGTGCAGTTCCACCCCGAGAGCTTCCGCACCGAGCACGGCATGGCCCTGATCTCCAACTTCCTGGCGGGCGTGCGCGCCTTCCACGCCGGCGCCGAGGCCTCCGCGGCCGCCTGA
- a CDS encoding flavodoxin family protein codes for MTAPPKILAINGSERDGNTADVLRFAAATAEARGFEFEAVDLRNIKMDRCGPCGDCNDRTIPCAVTDGVPQVVAKMVAADGIIFAAPVHGFGTASLMQTFIERAGVGYLRFDRPLSNKVAGVISVARRYSGGEVWAQLTVNALLNRMIVVGSGFPATVHALHRGDAAKDEEGLKNVERLVDRMADMIELLREHRRLTGRDDLLAAKETNERVGLALNELQVQE; via the coding sequence GTGACCGCACCGCCGAAAATCCTCGCGATCAACGGATCCGAACGGGACGGCAACACCGCCGACGTACTCCGCTTCGCCGCCGCCACCGCCGAGGCCCGCGGCTTCGAGTTCGAGGCCGTGGACCTGCGGAACATCAAGATGGACCGCTGCGGCCCCTGCGGCGACTGCAACGACCGGACCATCCCGTGCGCGGTCACCGACGGCGTGCCGCAGGTCGTCGCCAAGATGGTCGCCGCGGACGGCATCATCTTCGCCGCGCCCGTCCACGGCTTCGGCACCGCCAGCCTGATGCAGACCTTCATCGAGCGGGCCGGCGTCGGCTACCTGCGCTTCGACCGCCCCCTCAGCAACAAGGTCGCGGGCGTCATCTCCGTCGCCCGCCGCTACAGCGGCGGCGAGGTGTGGGCCCAGCTCACCGTCAACGCCCTGCTCAACCGCATGATCGTGGTCGGCAGCGGCTTCCCCGCCACCGTGCACGCCCTGCACCGCGGCGACGCGGCCAAGGACGAGGAAGGCCTCAAGAACGTGGAGCGCCTCGTCGACCGGATGGCCGACATGATCGAGCTGCTGCGCGAGCACCGCCGGCTCACCGGCCGCGACGACCTCCTCGCGGCCAAGGAGACCAACGAGCGCGTCGGCCTCGCCCTCAACGAACTGCAGGTGCAGGAGTGA